One part of the Mustela erminea isolate mMusErm1 chromosome 11, mMusErm1.Pri, whole genome shotgun sequence genome encodes these proteins:
- the CHRM2 gene encoding muscarinic acetylcholine receptor M2 isoform X1 produces the protein MPNTEKLLSRFKCVFGYLATWLLIREHKMNNSTNSSNSGLALTSPYKTFEVVFIVLVAGSLSLVTIIGNILVMVSIKVNRHLQTVNNYFLFSLACADLIIGVFSMNLYTLYTVIGYWPLGPVVCDLWLALDYVVSNASVMNLLIISFDRYFCVTKPLTYPVKRTTKMAGMMIAAAWVLSFILWAPAILFWQFIVGVRTVEDGECYIQFFSNAAVTFGTAIAAFYLPVIIMTVLYWHISRASKSRIKKDKKEPVANQDPVSPSLVQGRIVKPNNNNVPGSDDGLEHNKIQNGKAPRDAVTENCVQGEEKESSNDSTSVSAVASNMRDDEVTQDENTVSTSLGHSKDENSKQTCIKIVTKTQKGDLCTPTNTTVELVGSAGQNGDEKQNIVARKIVKMTKQPAKKKPPPSREKKVTRTILAILLAFIITWAPYNVMVLINTFCAPCIPNTVWTIGYWLCYINSTINPACYALCNATFKKTFKHLLMCHYKNIGATR, from the exons ATGCCTAATACAGAGAAGTTGCTTAGTAG GTTTAAATGTGTATTTGGCTACTTGGCTACTTGGCTACTGATTAGAGAACACAAAATGAATAACTCAACAAACTCCTCTAACAGTGGCCTGGCTCTGACCAGTCCTTATAAGACATTTGAAGTGGTGTTTATTGTCCTTGTGGCTGGATCCCTCAGTTTGGTGACCATCATTGGGAACATTCTGGTCATGGTCTCCATTAAAGTCAACCGCCACCTCCAGACCGTCAACAATTACTTTTTGTTCAGCCTGGCCTGTGCTGACCTCATCATTGGTGTTTTCTCCATGAACTTGTACACCCTCTACACTGTGATTGGCTACTGGCCTTTGGGACCTGTGGTATGTGACCTTTGGCTAGCCCTGGACTATGTGGTCAGCAATGCGTCCGTGATGAATCTGCTCATTATCAGCTTTGACAGGTACTTCTGCGTCACAAAACCACTCACCTACCCAGTCAAGCGGACCACGAAAATGGCAGGTATGATGATTGCTGCTGCCTGGGTCCTCTCCTTTATCCTCTGGGCCCCAGCCATTCTCTTCTGGCAGTTCATCGTAGGGGTGAGGACTGTGGAGGATGGGGAATGCTACATTCAGTTTTTCTCCAACGCTGCTGTCACCTTTGGTACTGCCATTGCGGCCTTCTATTTGCCTGTGATCATCATGACTGTGTTATACTGGCACATATCCCGAGCCAGCAAGAGCAGGATAAAGAAGGACAAGAAGGAGCCTGTGGCCAACCAAGACCCAGTTTCTCCCAGTCTGGTACAAGGCAGGATAGTGAAGCCAAACAACAACAACGTGCCCGGCAGTGATGATGGCCTGGAGCACAACAAAATCCAGAATGGCAAAGCCCCCAGAGATGCAGTGACCGAAAACTGTgtccagggagaggagaaagagagctcCAATGATTCCACCTCCGTCAGTGCTGTCGCCTCTAACATGAGAGATGATGAAGTCACCCAGGATGAGAACACAGTGTCCACTTCTCTGGGTCATTCCAAAGATGAGAACTCTAAGCAAACGTGCATCAAAATTGTCACCAAGACCCAAAAAGGTGATTTGTGTACCCCAACTAATACCACCGTGGAGCTCGTTGGTTCTGCAGGTCAGAACGGAGATGAAAAGCAGAACATTGTAGCTCGCAAGATTGTGAAGATGACTAAGCAGCCTGCCAAAAAGAAGCCTCCTCCCTCCCGGGAGAAGAAAGTGACCAGGACGATCTTGGCTATTCTGTTGGCTTTCATCATCACTTGGGCCCCATACAATGTCATGGTGCTCATTAACACCTTCTGTGCACCCTGCATCCCCAACACAGTGTGGACAATTGGCTATTGGCTCTGTTACATCAACAGCACTATCAACCCTGCCTGCTATGCACTTTGTAATGCCACCTTCAAGAAGACCTTtaaacatcttctcatgtgtcatTATAAGAACATAGGCGCTACAAGGTAA
- the CHRM2 gene encoding muscarinic acetylcholine receptor M2 isoform X2: MNNSTNSSNSGLALTSPYKTFEVVFIVLVAGSLSLVTIIGNILVMVSIKVNRHLQTVNNYFLFSLACADLIIGVFSMNLYTLYTVIGYWPLGPVVCDLWLALDYVVSNASVMNLLIISFDRYFCVTKPLTYPVKRTTKMAGMMIAAAWVLSFILWAPAILFWQFIVGVRTVEDGECYIQFFSNAAVTFGTAIAAFYLPVIIMTVLYWHISRASKSRIKKDKKEPVANQDPVSPSLVQGRIVKPNNNNVPGSDDGLEHNKIQNGKAPRDAVTENCVQGEEKESSNDSTSVSAVASNMRDDEVTQDENTVSTSLGHSKDENSKQTCIKIVTKTQKGDLCTPTNTTVELVGSAGQNGDEKQNIVARKIVKMTKQPAKKKPPPSREKKVTRTILAILLAFIITWAPYNVMVLINTFCAPCIPNTVWTIGYWLCYINSTINPACYALCNATFKKTFKHLLMCHYKNIGATR, encoded by the coding sequence ATGAATAACTCAACAAACTCCTCTAACAGTGGCCTGGCTCTGACCAGTCCTTATAAGACATTTGAAGTGGTGTTTATTGTCCTTGTGGCTGGATCCCTCAGTTTGGTGACCATCATTGGGAACATTCTGGTCATGGTCTCCATTAAAGTCAACCGCCACCTCCAGACCGTCAACAATTACTTTTTGTTCAGCCTGGCCTGTGCTGACCTCATCATTGGTGTTTTCTCCATGAACTTGTACACCCTCTACACTGTGATTGGCTACTGGCCTTTGGGACCTGTGGTATGTGACCTTTGGCTAGCCCTGGACTATGTGGTCAGCAATGCGTCCGTGATGAATCTGCTCATTATCAGCTTTGACAGGTACTTCTGCGTCACAAAACCACTCACCTACCCAGTCAAGCGGACCACGAAAATGGCAGGTATGATGATTGCTGCTGCCTGGGTCCTCTCCTTTATCCTCTGGGCCCCAGCCATTCTCTTCTGGCAGTTCATCGTAGGGGTGAGGACTGTGGAGGATGGGGAATGCTACATTCAGTTTTTCTCCAACGCTGCTGTCACCTTTGGTACTGCCATTGCGGCCTTCTATTTGCCTGTGATCATCATGACTGTGTTATACTGGCACATATCCCGAGCCAGCAAGAGCAGGATAAAGAAGGACAAGAAGGAGCCTGTGGCCAACCAAGACCCAGTTTCTCCCAGTCTGGTACAAGGCAGGATAGTGAAGCCAAACAACAACAACGTGCCCGGCAGTGATGATGGCCTGGAGCACAACAAAATCCAGAATGGCAAAGCCCCCAGAGATGCAGTGACCGAAAACTGTgtccagggagaggagaaagagagctcCAATGATTCCACCTCCGTCAGTGCTGTCGCCTCTAACATGAGAGATGATGAAGTCACCCAGGATGAGAACACAGTGTCCACTTCTCTGGGTCATTCCAAAGATGAGAACTCTAAGCAAACGTGCATCAAAATTGTCACCAAGACCCAAAAAGGTGATTTGTGTACCCCAACTAATACCACCGTGGAGCTCGTTGGTTCTGCAGGTCAGAACGGAGATGAAAAGCAGAACATTGTAGCTCGCAAGATTGTGAAGATGACTAAGCAGCCTGCCAAAAAGAAGCCTCCTCCCTCCCGGGAGAAGAAAGTGACCAGGACGATCTTGGCTATTCTGTTGGCTTTCATCATCACTTGGGCCCCATACAATGTCATGGTGCTCATTAACACCTTCTGTGCACCCTGCATCCCCAACACAGTGTGGACAATTGGCTATTGGCTCTGTTACATCAACAGCACTATCAACCCTGCCTGCTATGCACTTTGTAATGCCACCTTCAAGAAGACCTTtaaacatcttctcatgtgtcatTATAAGAACATAGGCGCTACAAGGTAA